The proteins below come from a single Candidatus Bathyarchaeota archaeon genomic window:
- a CDS encoding DEAD/DEAH box helicase, which yields MPTYYYCKKCGKPHTHQEYSQSLFCKECGTFLTRGSKPKNFRPPPINNSSQTKPVNIPKTETSPQEVQPQQTPIAHTQEIPAQDACYGELDESLPENISAYLQSKNIKFYSHQAEAINKARQGKNVIINTHTASGKTLAFNIPVFDALINDKKATALYIYPSKALTNDQLKVLQEIEKDTGIKADSNVYDGDTPKEQRAFIRENSRIILTNPYGLHLYLPWHKLWRGFFQNLKYIILDEAHVYRGVFGSNVAMLLRRLLRICNFYHADPQIILSSATIANPQEHAKKLTGKDFEIISNDGSPRGKKSFIFWNPPFINPAKTIRRSTHQETKDLLTVSVMKNLQTLCFTTSRQMAELITRWTKEDLKRRKPKLYGSVTAYRAGYLPQERRDIENRLKTKDLIGLVSTNALELGIDIGSLDAVIISGYPGTVISTWQQAGRAGRNKNDSTVTLVAFQNPLDQYFMKHPQDFFDRPHEQAIINLHNLKITSGHIMCAADELPLTDSDQKYFPEIFKESGRALVQKNLLKKTAQGWTYSGLERATKVVNLESISGKTVNVLCNGHILETLPLNKAYEETHAGAILLHQGETYRSEELNLHNFTATVRKENTNYYTETQKSVEVAIKKTLEETQTNLKTSLGELIITENCHSYVIKSNDVIIKKHTLDLPSSSFSTVGMWFIVPEQIREEVEDKGLNFEGGLHALEHAIIAMAPMFAMCDRWDIGGMSTAEHTDTGKPTIFIYDGFEGGIGISENLYSNIKPLLEKTLKLIETCECKEGCPSCIYSPKCGNGNEPLDKKAANIILQRLIK from the coding sequence TTGCCGACTTATTACTACTGCAAAAAATGTGGCAAACCCCACACGCACCAAGAATACAGCCAGAGCTTATTCTGCAAAGAATGCGGCACATTTCTAACACGAGGCAGCAAACCAAAAAATTTCAGACCACCTCCAATCAATAATTCATCACAGACTAAACCAGTAAACATCCCAAAGACAGAAACCAGCCCCCAAGAAGTTCAACCCCAACAAACCCCTATTGCGCACACTCAAGAAATTCCTGCACAAGACGCATGTTATGGGGAACTGGATGAATCCCTTCCAGAAAACATAAGCGCCTATTTGCAAAGTAAGAATATTAAATTTTATTCTCATCAGGCAGAAGCCATAAACAAAGCACGGCAAGGCAAAAACGTAATTATTAATACCCATACGGCGTCAGGAAAAACTTTGGCGTTTAATATTCCCGTTTTTGATGCCCTCATAAACGATAAAAAAGCAACAGCACTCTACATTTATCCCTCAAAAGCTCTAACAAATGATCAGCTCAAAGTTTTACAGGAAATCGAGAAAGACACGGGCATCAAAGCAGATTCTAACGTTTATGATGGTGACACACCAAAAGAGCAGCGCGCGTTTATACGGGAAAATTCCAGGATAATTTTGACTAACCCTTATGGTTTGCATCTGTACCTTCCTTGGCATAAGCTCTGGCGAGGTTTTTTTCAAAACTTAAAGTACATCATACTTGATGAAGCGCATGTTTACCGAGGCGTTTTTGGCTCAAACGTGGCCATGCTTCTACGAAGACTGCTAAGAATCTGCAATTTTTACCATGCAGACCCTCAAATCATACTCTCATCAGCAACCATAGCTAACCCGCAGGAACACGCAAAGAAACTAACTGGAAAAGATTTCGAAATAATATCAAACGATGGCTCCCCAAGGGGTAAAAAATCGTTCATATTTTGGAATCCACCTTTCATTAATCCAGCAAAAACAATTCGCCGATCTACTCATCAAGAAACCAAAGACCTTCTAACCGTAAGCGTCATGAAGAATCTGCAGACCCTCTGCTTTACAACCTCACGACAAATGGCTGAGCTTATAACAAGATGGACTAAAGAAGACCTAAAACGAAGAAAGCCTAAGCTATACGGTTCAGTAACTGCCTACAGGGCAGGCTACCTTCCTCAAGAACGACGTGACATAGAGAATCGTCTAAAAACCAAGGACTTAATCGGTTTGGTTTCAACAAACGCGTTAGAGCTTGGCATCGACATAGGTTCTTTGGACGCAGTGATAATTTCGGGCTATCCAGGGACAGTCATATCTACGTGGCAGCAAGCTGGACGTGCAGGCAGAAACAAAAACGATTCAACCGTAACCTTGGTTGCTTTCCAAAACCCTCTTGACCAATATTTCATGAAGCACCCACAAGACTTCTTTGATAGACCCCATGAACAAGCAATCATTAACCTGCACAATCTGAAAATTACTTCAGGTCATATTATGTGTGCAGCTGACGAGTTGCCGCTTACCGATTCTGACCAAAAATATTTTCCAGAGATCTTCAAAGAAAGCGGTCGAGCCCTTGTGCAAAAAAACCTTCTGAAAAAAACTGCGCAGGGTTGGACTTACTCTGGGCTGGAAAGGGCAACTAAAGTTGTTAATCTTGAAAGTATTAGCGGAAAAACAGTGAATGTACTTTGCAATGGGCATATTCTTGAAACACTTCCCTTAAACAAGGCTTATGAAGAAACCCATGCAGGAGCAATCCTTCTACATCAAGGCGAAACCTACCGCTCAGAAGAACTAAATCTCCACAATTTCACTGCAACGGTTCGGAAAGAGAATACCAACTATTATACTGAAACACAAAAAAGCGTCGAAGTAGCAATCAAGAAAACATTGGAAGAAACGCAAACAAACCTCAAAACCTCTTTGGGCGAATTAATAATCACTGAAAATTGTCATTCATACGTAATTAAATCCAATGATGTAATCATCAAAAAACATACGCTTGATTTGCCCTCTTCGTCTTTCTCAACGGTTGGTATGTGGTTTATTGTTCCTGAACAGATTAGAGAAGAAGTTGAGGATAAAGGCTTGAATTTCGAGGGTGGATTGCATGCTCTTGAACATGCCATTATTGCGATGGCGCCAATGTTTGCAATGTGTGACCGTTGGGACATAGGCGGAATGTCAACAGCCGAGCATACAGACACAGGAAAACCAACAATCTTCATTTACGATGGTTTTGAGGGAGGAATCGGTATTTCAGAAAACCTTTATTCAAACATAAAACCGCTATTAGAAAAAACGTTAAAGTTGATTGAAACCTGCGAATGCAAAGAAGGCTGTCCATCCTGCATATACTCGCCTAAATGCGGAAACGGAAACGAGCCATTAGATAAAAAGGCAGCAAACATCATCTTGCAACGTTTAATTAAATAA
- a CDS encoding ABC transporter ATP-binding protein yields the protein MKLEIKDLEFSYKNGKVVLDNIQMEVGANELLTILGPNGVGKTTLLKCINGLLKSRNGTIMVDGEEIRKMRRVEVAKRVGYVAQRAEVCQITVFDSVLLGRKPHITWDVSKRDLQLVKDIIDKLDLNKFSLKYIDEISGGELQKVQIARALVQEPKVLLLDEPTSSLDLCNQHRIMSALVNVVKQNDLTAIMTMHDINLALRYSDKFLMIKDGTIFVAGTHEVITPQNIEAVYDLPVAVANYAGRPVIIPV from the coding sequence ATGAAGCTAGAAATCAAAGACCTTGAATTTTCCTATAAAAACGGAAAAGTAGTGCTAGATAATATTCAAATGGAAGTCGGCGCAAATGAGCTTTTAACCATTTTAGGACCCAACGGTGTAGGCAAAACTACCCTGCTCAAATGTATTAATGGCCTTCTGAAATCGCGCAATGGCACTATTATGGTGGATGGTGAGGAAATCCGTAAAATGAGGCGCGTTGAGGTGGCTAAGCGGGTCGGGTATGTGGCTCAACGAGCTGAAGTTTGTCAGATTACCGTTTTTGACTCTGTTTTGCTGGGGCGAAAACCCCACATTACATGGGATGTTTCAAAAAGGGACCTTCAACTCGTAAAAGACATAATAGACAAGCTTGATTTAAACAAGTTTTCTTTAAAGTACATCGATGAAATTAGCGGTGGTGAACTTCAGAAGGTCCAAATTGCTCGTGCTTTAGTGCAGGAACCTAAAGTTTTGCTCTTAGATGAGCCTACCAGTAGTCTTGACTTGTGCAACCAGCACAGGATAATGTCTGCTCTTGTCAACGTTGTGAAACAAAATGATTTAACTGCAATCATGACTATGCACGACATTAATCTTGCTTTGCGGTACTCTGATAAATTCCTGATGATAAAAGACGGAACAATATTTGTTGCTGGTACTCATGAAGTAATAACTCCTCAAAACATCGAAGCAGTATATGACTTGCCTGTTGCGGTAGCAAACTATGCGGGTAGACCAGTAATAATTCCCGTCTAA
- a CDS encoding iron ABC transporter permease: MVNSKIAQKASSDMPDYNKYIGKKVMFIVACAIALVVIFLVAVSIGSSNLSISEVISQIANQSGIAWSIRLPRVLVGVIAGAMLAVAGTVMQCLLKNPLSEPYTLGLSQAAAFGAAFAIMFLGAGAMFSSSRDAVVISNPYTVTICAFLFSLVSTGVVLVLTRLTKVSPEAIVLSGVVMGSIFMAARTALQYFANDVQLASMVYWTFGDLSRITWDNLTLITVVSLPVLGYFIYNRWTYNSINAGIDTASSLGVNVDRHITVGMVLASLVAALIVSLMGVIGFVGLLAPHMVRRVIGSDHRFVIPASALAGALILVLSDTLGRTLISPLILPVGVITSFLGGPLFLAILIRGYKK, from the coding sequence ATGGTGAATAGCAAGATTGCACAAAAAGCAAGTAGTGACATGCCTGACTACAACAAATATATTGGAAAAAAGGTTATGTTCATAGTTGCTTGTGCTATTGCCTTAGTTGTTATTTTCTTGGTGGCTGTATCTATTGGTTCATCAAATCTTAGCATTTCTGAAGTGATTAGCCAAATAGCCAACCAAAGTGGCATAGCTTGGAGTATTCGGTTACCCCGTGTATTAGTGGGTGTAATTGCGGGTGCAATGCTAGCAGTTGCTGGTACAGTTATGCAGTGTTTACTTAAGAATCCTTTAAGTGAACCGTATACGCTTGGGCTTAGCCAAGCTGCTGCTTTCGGAGCAGCATTTGCAATTATGTTCTTAGGTGCCGGAGCAATGTTTAGCAGTTCCAGAGATGCTGTAGTAATAAGTAACCCCTATACTGTGACTATCTGTGCGTTTCTGTTCTCTTTAGTCTCCACCGGTGTTGTACTTGTCCTAACTAGACTAACTAAGGTTTCACCTGAAGCTATAGTTTTATCAGGTGTGGTTATGGGCTCAATCTTTATGGCAGCTCGTACTGCCCTGCAGTATTTCGCAAATGATGTGCAACTTGCTTCTATGGTTTATTGGACATTTGGCGATTTAAGCCGAATAACCTGGGATAATCTTACCCTAATCACTGTAGTGTCTTTACCTGTGCTTGGCTACTTCATTTATAACCGCTGGACCTACAATTCTATCAATGCAGGTATAGACACCGCAAGCAGTCTAGGTGTAAATGTTGACCGGCACATAACTGTAGGAATGGTTCTTGCTTCCCTTGTCGCTGCATTAATCGTTTCTCTAATGGGCGTTATCGGTTTTGTAGGCCTATTAGCACCACACATGGTTCGACGCGTGATTGGCTCTGACCACCGCTTCGTAATTCCCGCCTCCGCTTTAGCAGGTGCCCTCATATTAGTGCTTTCTGACACTCTAGGTCGAACTTTAATTTCTCCGCTAATTCTTCCTGTGGGTGTTATCACCTCTTTTCTAGGTGGACCACTGTTTCTGGCCATACTTATCAGGGGGTATAAGAAATGA
- a CDS encoding acetylserotonin O-methyltransferase yields the protein MKNINNLLSYPSPQSKIFTSTVGEPLKGLQRYYVIMTAWENGIFEYTVAPKTYQEIATQFGYHEIMTQMFCDALSDIGLLSKKDDKYVNSSLTRVYLNHSSSRYMQNTLKDMKINAQIWSQLPTLLKYGPIVKEKNMFSDGRILRIAEWSEAGSVCSVMDVVTKTLNINRWTRLLDVGGGHGLYSIAFAALNPQLDAFVFDQPIVTPLTREYINAYKAQKVHVISGDFNVDSIGQGYDAIFSSFNQTCNDPKFIPQFVDALNPDGDLIVRRHKDNPKGDAMQTLDWNIIHYKGTKLGRKPHSSDKIMRKDEYVSHLKVAGLEIIDCKPVDKMSEIIFVHKPSTDRSDQ from the coding sequence ATGAAAAACATAAACAACCTCTTAAGTTATCCCTCTCCCCAATCCAAAATATTTACTTCTACCGTGGGTGAGCCACTAAAAGGCTTACAGCGTTATTATGTGATAATGACTGCTTGGGAAAATGGAATATTTGAGTATACAGTTGCACCTAAAACATATCAAGAAATAGCCACACAATTCGGCTATCATGAGATAATGACTCAAATGTTTTGTGATGCCCTATCTGACATTGGGCTTCTAAGTAAAAAAGATGACAAATATGTTAACTCTTCATTAACACGTGTTTACTTGAACCATTCGTCTTCACGGTACATGCAAAACACGCTCAAAGATATGAAAATAAATGCTCAAATCTGGAGCCAATTACCAACTCTGCTTAAATATGGTCCAATTGTCAAAGAGAAAAACATGTTTAGTGATGGTCGCATTTTGCGAATCGCTGAATGGTCTGAAGCAGGTTCTGTTTGTAGCGTTATGGATGTTGTAACAAAAACTTTGAATATCAATCGTTGGACTCGTCTGCTTGATGTTGGCGGTGGGCATGGTCTTTATTCTATTGCTTTTGCTGCCCTAAACCCTCAGCTTGACGCTTTTGTTTTCGACCAACCCATTGTAACTCCTCTAACCCGTGAGTATATTAATGCTTACAAAGCGCAAAAAGTTCACGTGATTTCGGGAGACTTTAATGTGGATAGCATTGGGCAAGGTTATGATGCAATTTTTTCATCATTTAACCAAACTTGTAATGACCCCAAGTTTATTCCACAATTTGTCGATGCTCTAAATCCTGACGGTGACTTGATTGTACGCAGACACAAAGATAACCCTAAAGGAGACGCAATGCAAACGCTGGATTGGAACATAATCCACTATAAAGGAACAAAGCTTGGCAGAAAACCTCACTCATCTGACAAAATCATGCGTAAAGACGAATATGTTTCTCATCTAAAAGTAGCTGGCTTAGAAATTATAGACTGTAAACCCGTGGACAAGATGTCTGAAATAATTTTTGTACACAAACCTTCCACAGACAGGAGTGACCAGTAA
- a CDS encoding iron ABC transporter substrate-binding protein, producing the protein MKKLYVVLAVVAIALIATVSFASLYNAPASEPVSTTQEITDMAGRTVTVPTSINRVVAVNTGTLRLLTYLGASDLICAVEEVETDPSTRPYSIAHPEYATLPLVGPGHGGDPELIGAQNPDIVFKADVDTANLDNLQTQLGVPVIGIVAPGIDSPEEIDLFYDALNLMGQILDKEDRATEIINYIEGIVSDLDSRTSSISDTEKLSVYVGGLSYRGTHGLISTSAYYAPFTLTNAKNVVTDEMVQGVTNTVSIDAEIIPGLNPDVMFIDYAGFVLCKDDVANHPDVYSNMVAIQNNRVYGVMPYGSYGSQIDVTLTDAYYVGTILYPDQFADIDPVEKANEIYNFLLGMSLYDDVAATLGAFGPVNLLP; encoded by the coding sequence ATGAAAAAACTATATGTTGTTTTAGCTGTAGTCGCTATTGCTTTGATTGCAACTGTTTCTTTTGCCAGCCTTTATAATGCACCAGCATCTGAACCTGTATCAACAACTCAAGAGATTACCGACATGGCTGGTCGTACAGTAACTGTACCCACTAGCATAAACCGTGTTGTCGCAGTTAATACCGGTACCTTACGTTTACTCACTTATCTTGGTGCCAGCGACTTAATCTGTGCAGTCGAAGAAGTTGAAACAGACCCCAGTACGAGACCCTACTCAATAGCACACCCCGAATACGCTACTTTGCCATTGGTCGGTCCGGGTCACGGTGGAGATCCTGAACTTATTGGAGCCCAAAACCCAGACATTGTATTCAAAGCAGACGTTGATACCGCAAATCTTGACAACTTACAAACACAATTAGGTGTACCTGTTATCGGCATTGTCGCGCCTGGCATTGACTCACCTGAAGAAATTGACCTATTTTATGACGCGTTAAACCTCATGGGTCAAATACTAGATAAAGAAGATAGAGCAACTGAAATCATCAACTACATCGAAGGCATAGTTTCTGACCTCGATAGCCGAACATCTAGCATATCTGACACCGAAAAACTCTCTGTATATGTCGGCGGACTTTCATATCGTGGTACACACGGACTAATCTCAACTAGTGCATATTATGCACCATTTACTTTGACAAACGCCAAAAATGTAGTTACTGATGAAATGGTTCAAGGTGTCACCAATACCGTAAGTATAGACGCTGAAATTATTCCTGGACTCAATCCTGACGTTATGTTCATTGACTATGCTGGTTTTGTCCTCTGCAAGGACGACGTAGCTAACCACCCTGATGTATACAGCAATATGGTCGCAATACAAAACAATCGTGTTTACGGAGTAATGCCCTATGGTTCTTATGGGTCACAAATCGATGTAACCCTAACTGATGCATACTACGTGGGCACAATCTTGTACCCTGACCAGTTTGCAGACATAGACCCTGTTGAAAAAGCCAACGAAATCTACAACTTCCTATTAGGAATGTCACTATACGATGACGTAGCAGCAACTCTTGGTGCATTTGGTCCTGTGAACCTACTTCCTTAG
- a CDS encoding MarR family transcriptional regulator, whose translation MTVTNQECAKEILETVPLIMKDIRSQMRSRRTNDLTVPQFRTLNFVNRNAGASLTQVAEHIGITLPSMSKLADDLLHKGLLKREEHPTDRRRIKLQTTPLGVKITETAREGTMKYLSQKLEGVNSEDCKAILEAMEKLRSVFRTNQ comes from the coding sequence TTGACTGTAACCAACCAAGAATGCGCCAAAGAAATCCTCGAAACTGTACCGCTAATCATGAAAGACATCCGCAGCCAAATGCGCAGCCGACGAACAAATGACCTCACAGTACCCCAATTTCGCACACTAAACTTTGTAAACCGAAATGCAGGAGCATCACTCACCCAAGTCGCAGAACACATCGGAATCACTCTGCCATCCATGTCTAAACTTGCAGATGACCTTCTCCACAAAGGCTTACTCAAACGCGAAGAACACCCCACAGACCGTAGAAGAATAAAACTACAGACCACACCCCTTGGAGTAAAAATCACAGAAACCGCAAGAGAAGGAACAATGAAGTATCTATCGCAAAAACTTGAGGGTGTAAACAGTGAAGACTGCAAAGCCATCCTTGAAGCTATGGAAAAGTTACGGTCAGTTTTCAGAACAAATCAATAA
- a CDS encoding ATP-binding cassette domain-containing protein, protein MPILTTTNLSRRFGDFKAVDSLNISVEEGEIFGLLGPNGAGKTTSIKMIITLLPPTSGSATIGGYEITRNASQVRRLIGYVPQILSADGSLTARENLTVFAKLYDIPRSSRNKLIDESLEFMGLTEAANKLVKNYSGGMIRRLEIAQSMLHRPKVLFLDEPTIGLDPVGRKVVWDHIEKLRKDYGTTIFITTHYMEEADSLCSRIGIMNQGKLAIIGTPKELKAQLKTPNATLEEVFTYYTNGTFDSNENFRETSLTRRTARRLS, encoded by the coding sequence ATGCCTATTTTAACCACAACAAACCTTTCGCGCAGATTCGGAGATTTTAAAGCCGTAGACAGCCTAAACATCTCAGTTGAAGAAGGTGAAATCTTTGGTTTACTGGGTCCCAACGGAGCAGGCAAAACGACCAGTATAAAAATGATAATTACACTGCTACCTCCCACATCAGGGTCAGCAACGATCGGTGGCTACGAAATAACTCGCAACGCCTCACAAGTCAGACGCCTAATCGGATACGTTCCTCAAATCCTCTCAGCAGATGGTTCTCTCACCGCCCGTGAAAACCTCACAGTATTTGCTAAACTGTACGACATACCTAGGAGCAGCCGCAACAAACTCATTGATGAATCCCTTGAATTCATGGGACTCACTGAAGCTGCAAACAAGTTGGTGAAAAACTATTCGGGAGGCATGATTCGACGTTTAGAAATTGCGCAATCAATGCTACACAGACCTAAAGTACTCTTTTTAGATGAACCCACAATCGGATTAGACCCTGTTGGACGCAAAGTGGTCTGGGACCACATAGAAAAACTTCGGAAAGATTATGGCACAACAATTTTCATTACTACTCACTATATGGAAGAAGCAGACAGTCTTTGCAGTCGCATAGGCATAATGAATCAGGGTAAACTGGCTATCATAGGAACCCCCAAAGAGCTAAAAGCCCAACTAAAAACACCTAACGCCACCCTCGAAGAAGTTTTTACATACTATACTAACGGAACATTTGACAGCAATGAAAATTTCCGTGAAACATCCCTAACCCGACGCACAGCGCGGAGGCTTTCATAA
- a CDS encoding ABC transporter permease, with product MTIELLTENPVARFFKKTISIVEMDVKKLRHDPMELLTRAIQPALWLLVFGAVFSQLRAIPTGELSYIAFMAPGILAQSILFIAIFYGITIIWERDLGVIHKFLVSPTPRTALVLGKALSAGVRALSQVAIVYVLVLLVGVGIMWNPINLALVSLVAVLSAGLFSGLSLIIASLVKTRERFMGIGQVLTMPMFFTSNAIYPLSMMPEWLQVIAKLNPLTYTVDALRGLMVVGGTSMFGVGWDILVLFLVMTVLVLIGAKLYPRVVL from the coding sequence ATGACAATAGAACTGCTCACTGAAAACCCTGTTGCTCGATTCTTCAAAAAAACAATCAGCATAGTGGAAATGGATGTAAAAAAACTCCGTCATGACCCTATGGAACTGCTAACCCGTGCCATTCAGCCAGCATTATGGTTGCTTGTTTTTGGTGCGGTCTTCAGCCAACTTCGTGCCATACCAACAGGAGAATTATCCTACATAGCGTTTATGGCACCAGGCATTTTAGCACAAAGTATCCTGTTCATAGCCATCTTCTACGGTATAACAATCATCTGGGAGAGGGACTTGGGCGTTATCCATAAATTCCTCGTCAGCCCTACACCCCGCACGGCTCTAGTACTGGGAAAAGCATTATCAGCTGGTGTGCGCGCACTCTCCCAAGTAGCTATAGTATATGTGCTCGTGCTGTTGGTCGGCGTAGGCATCATGTGGAACCCCATAAACCTTGCCTTAGTCTCTCTGGTTGCAGTATTATCAGCAGGATTATTCTCAGGACTATCGCTTATCATTGCTTCGCTAGTTAAAACACGTGAAAGATTCATGGGTATAGGTCAAGTACTAACTATGCCCATGTTTTTCACGAGCAACGCCATCTACCCGTTATCGATGATGCCTGAATGGCTACAAGTCATCGCAAAACTGAACCCCCTCACATACACCGTGGATGCTTTGAGGGGGCTTATGGTTGTTGGTGGAACCAGCATGTTTGGTGTAGGCTGGGACATTTTAGTCTTGTTTTTAGTAATGACGGTTTTAGTGCTAATTGGCGCTAAACTCTATCCCAGAGTAGTGTTATAA
- a CDS encoding ArsR family transcriptional regulator, giving the protein MDSDLSSLYKILKDENRQTIIQILNTKGSASYTELLEASETGSTGLLNYHLKILGDLITKNRAGQYILTEKGKVASSVLHNFAEANAVSKRKNQKFFWSLLAIGQSVLFASFIVLYLLGSIDYTRLIQASVNCAVGLPLSYFGYKMMINPPPLGSDRMKKRMRTAYPLGGAWLGFAFAFFVAGIVLATFARHLLSFFWTGEYFVFMLVVAPMLGAVWGYWVGKRNGFNKPKWMVWLDEKTGFA; this is encoded by the coding sequence ATGGACTCTGACCTATCCTCGCTCTACAAGATACTCAAAGACGAAAACCGCCAAACCATAATCCAAATACTAAACACAAAAGGCAGCGCCAGCTACACAGAACTTCTAGAAGCATCCGAAACCGGCAGTACCGGTCTGCTCAACTATCACCTAAAAATTTTAGGCGACCTCATCACGAAAAACCGTGCAGGACAATACATCCTCACCGAGAAAGGCAAAGTTGCCTCTTCAGTTCTGCACAATTTCGCCGAAGCTAACGCCGTCAGCAAACGCAAAAACCAAAAATTTTTCTGGTCGCTACTGGCTATAGGGCAAAGTGTGCTCTTTGCAAGTTTTATTGTGCTCTATCTATTGGGTTCCATTGACTATACACGGCTTATTCAAGCATCCGTTAACTGTGCTGTTGGCTTGCCCCTGTCCTATTTTGGGTACAAAATGATGATAAATCCGCCCCCGCTGGGTTCTGACAGGATGAAAAAACGCATGCGAACCGCTTACCCCTTGGGTGGGGCATGGTTAGGGTTTGCTTTCGCCTTCTTTGTGGCGGGGATAGTTCTGGCTACGTTTGCTAGACATCTGCTCAGTTTCTTTTGGACAGGTGAATATTTTGTTTTTATGCTGGTGGTTGCGCCCATGCTTGGTGCGGTTTGGGGCTACTGGGTTGGCAAACGTAACGGATTTAACAAGCCTAAATGGATGGTTTGGCTTGATGAAAAAACAGGCTTCGCCTAA
- a CDS encoding LOG family protein → MTIKKVCIFGSYKDLSQKTKEETVRLGKMLAERGVTVISGGFGGAMEDISRGAKSAGGKTIGVTCYPWGKDGRSANEFVDEEVIAASFSERINIMLKEADAFVVFPGGTGTLLELSAALESVNKGLMEPKAIIIMGDFWSPVISCLKNEPVFNKKMKQAGMSCCAELVTFVSTAEECVEKLK, encoded by the coding sequence ATGACGATAAAGAAAGTCTGCATTTTCGGCAGCTACAAAGACTTAAGCCAAAAAACAAAAGAAGAAACAGTTCGGTTAGGCAAAATGCTCGCTGAGAGGGGCGTCACCGTGATTTCTGGCGGGTTTGGTGGTGCAATGGAAGATATTTCTCGTGGAGCCAAATCAGCAGGCGGCAAAACCATTGGTGTCACCTGTTATCCGTGGGGAAAAGATGGACGCAGCGCTAATGAGTTTGTTGATGAGGAAGTTATTGCAGCCAGCTTTTCGGAACGCATCAATATTATGCTTAAAGAGGCGGATGCTTTTGTGGTGTTTCCTGGTGGAACTGGAACTTTGCTGGAGTTGTCAGCTGCACTTGAAAGCGTCAATAAGGGGTTGATGGAGCCTAAAGCGATAATTATTATGGGTGATTTCTGGTCGCCAGTTATTTCTTGTTTAAAAAATGAGCCAGTGTTTAATAAAAAAATGAAACAAGCAGGAATGTCGTGTTGTGCTGAACTGGTAACTTTTGTTAGCACTGCCGAGGAATGTGTTGAGAAACTCAAATGA
- a CDS encoding small multi-drug export protein, whose translation MYELLFFILLSLIFESGMGILYGVGIGYEPIMVFSAAILINLITIVIAVSVVDRVLNWKRGLKDWIERRLARGRKLIDKYGCVGIVMGVCFLSPMQLAIVGRLVGMKPSRLYPSLMVATCLVATAYLGVAVGVFKFLLA comes from the coding sequence GTGTACGAGTTACTCTTCTTCATACTGTTATCTTTAATCTTTGAAAGCGGTATGGGCATTTTATACGGTGTCGGAATTGGATATGAACCAATCATGGTTTTCTCAGCAGCCATACTGATTAACCTCATAACCATAGTGATAGCCGTCTCAGTAGTGGACCGCGTACTGAACTGGAAAAGGGGACTCAAAGACTGGATTGAACGAAGACTCGCAAGAGGAAGAAAACTCATCGACAAATACGGCTGCGTCGGCATAGTCATGGGCGTCTGCTTTCTCTCACCTATGCAACTCGCAATAGTTGGCAGGCTGGTCGGCATGAAACCCAGCAGACTCTACCCATCACTGATGGTGGCGACGTGTTTGGTGGCAACAGCCTATCTTGGTGTTGCTGTGGGCGTATTCAAATTCTTATTAGCATAA